In Hermetia illucens chromosome 5, iHerIll2.2.curated.20191125, whole genome shotgun sequence, a single window of DNA contains:
- the LOC119658056 gene encoding uncharacterized protein LOC119658056 — MFAAIFGKKKSPDTPPEEADPIPSHNVPQPASGGDEFIFVEKKDPAEPQPPPSGSMYPTIPPGPFHPGHHGHGGLPRQDTLPPPYLQGVPFKLSPELSSGDSYETIQMELDGILAMMTRQLHFNTEYDFTLERSLTG; from the coding sequence ATGTTCGCGGCTATatttgggaagaagaaaagtcctGACACACCTCCCGAAGAAGCAGATCCGATTCCATCCCACAACGTCCCACAACCTGCATCTGGGGGCGACGAGTTCATCTTTGTTGAGAAGAAAGATCCCGCGGAACCGCAGCCGCCTCCGTCAGGAAGCATGTACCCTACCATTCCGCCAGGACCTTTTCACCCAGGCCACCATGGTCATGGTGGCTTGCCGCGGCAGGACACGCTTCCACCGCCCTATCTACAGGGAGTTCCCTTCAAATTGTCCCCGGAATTGAGCAGCGGCGATTCCTACGAAACAATCCAAATGGAGCTGGACGGAATTCTAGCGATGATGACGCGACAATTGCACTTCAATACAGAATACGATTTTACTCTTGAAAGGAGCCTCACAGGGTAG